CTTTTCATAGAGTCCTTTTCAGGTAAACACTTTGACCGCATCCAGAATCAGCGACGGCCTTTTGACCAGGGCGGCACGAAAGAGCGTCAGCATGCTGCGCTTTGGGAGCGGGACCCCCAATGCGGCGCGGGCGATATCGTCCAGTTCTTCGTCGCTCAGCTTGTAAATATAGCTTTTTAATTTGTAAAATATCGCATGATTTTTTCCTTCCGACTTGGACCATTGCCGCGGATATTCCTGCAGGACTTTGGCGCCGACACTGCCCAAAGCAACAGCTTTGGCCGCCACTTGACCTGCGATCTTGCCCGCCAAGAGCGCCGAGACGATTCCGCCTCCGGTGATCGGATTGACCTGGTGAGCCGCATCGCCGACCAGCATGAGGCCGTCGGCAACGATCTGCTCGAGCGTTTGATCGCACGGAACACCGCCGATCACCGTGCTCAATACGGAGGCCTGCGGAAAGTGTTCCGCCATGAATTCCTGCAGATAGGCGATCGGCGGCTTTTCCCTTGCCGCCTCGCCGGAAATTCCGAGGCCGATGTTGGCCACGCCGTTGCCCTTGGGAAAAATCCACAGATAACCCTGCGGCGCCGTTCGATTGGAAAAATAAAGGTGCAAATGATCTTCGGAGGCGTCGATGTTTCCGGCTAAATACTGCGCGCAAGTCTCCATGTCGCACAGCTTGGTGCGGGTTTTGAGTCCCGCCCATCGTCCCACGCGCGATTCAACGCCGTCGGCGCCGATGACCACTTTGGCCGAGACGGTAAAGGTACGGCCCAAGCTCTTGAACTTGACGCCGGCAATACGGGATCCGTCGCGCAGCAGATCGAAAACATAAGCCTTTGTCAGGACATCGGCGCCGGCTGCAACAGCCCGCTGAGCCAAGTCATAGTCGAAAAGTTTGCGGTTTAGGATGTACCCCGTCTGATTGAAATCGAGCTCCACCTCTATACCGGACGGCGAGTGGAACATGACCTTGTTCACGCGATGCATAATCCAGCGCGGATCGATTTCTTCCAGAACGTTCTTTAAACCCGCTTCGGTAACGCCCTCTGCGCAGCGCACGGGTACACCGATATCACGATCCTTCTCCAACAAAAGTACCGACGCACCCCCAAGAGCAGCATGGCGGGCGGCGGCGGAGCCGGCCGGACCGGCGCCGACGACGATGACGTCATAACTGTTCTTCATCAACAGCCTCCATGGCGCGCACAGGACAGACAAAGACGCAGGCCAGACAACGCGTGCATCGCTCTTCGATTACTGAGAATTCGCTCTCTTCCAACTCAATGGCATCATGCGGACAGACGCCCACGCAGGTGCCGCAATAGTCGCACAAAGAGGGATCGTAAAGCAATTTTCCCGCAAAACGCCGCTGCATTATCGACCTCGAAAATTAGGATAATCAAAGTTGAACCGTTTTCGATAATAATAGCGTGTAGAGAAAAAGAGCACGATCAATAAAAGCAAAAATGCGGGAAAGAACAAGCACATCGTCAAGGCGAGAGCGGCAATGCCGGCTTTAAGGGTCACGACGGCAACTTCAACGGTTCTTTTAGAGAGCAGCCTAACCATAAAAAAACCGGTTACGGCCGATACGGTTGTCATGGTATAATTCTGCAGATAAACGGCAAGTGTCAATCCGATCGCCCAACAGGCGGCGCTGATCAAGATAGTAAAGCTTTTGCCGTAACGCACAGGAAAAGTGATTTTGCCGGCGGCAAGGTCGCCGTCATAGTCCGGCAGGGTGGTCAAAAAATAAAGCGCGGTATTGAAAAAGACATAAGGCAAAGAGGCAACGAACAACTCGATATCGAAAGGCACAATGAGCAGGCGGCCCAAAGCAAACGCCAGCCATCCCATCAGGATATTGGCCGTCAATCCTCCAAGGGGACGGTTTTTCAGGCTAAATGGACGGTAATTATAAAGCGCGCCGGTGATCAAAATAAAAATCACCGTGCAAAAAAGGAATTCTCTGCCTATTCGGGCTGCGGTAAGGAAGGAAAGCAGAAGAAGTAATCCCGCCTCGATCCGTGCCGCCTGCAGCGAAACCACACCTTCCCCAATAAGAAACAGCTTGTTGTTCTCTCGATCTGAATGTATATCCTGCAATTGATTGAGAATAAAACATCCGCCCATTGCCGCAGCAAAGCTCAACATGGCCAAAGCCAGACGGGGATGCCAATACAAGGGTGAGAACGCAGGCGGGGGAAAAAAAGGAACAAGTTGTTTAGGCCAAAATGCCGCGGCAAAACCTGCCAGTAAGGTGGCCCAGCCGGGGAAGAACAAAATTGGGCGGGTGAGGAAAAAGTAATCAGGCAGTCTATTCATGCTGGTATTTGCCGATGTTTTCTTCGACCGGGATCGGATAGTCGCCGGTAAAGCAAGCGGTGCAATAACCGCCATCTTCCATGGGGACGGAGTCGAGCAGGCCTTTGTGCGAAAGATAGCAAAGCGTATCACAGCCGAGATAGTCACGGATCTGCTCGACAGTTTTTTGATTGGCAATAAGTTCTTCACGACTGGGGAAATCCATACCGTAAAAGCAGGGAGCAATGATGGGCGGGGAGCTGACGCGTACGTGTACCTCGGCGGCTCCGGCTTGGCGAATCAGTCTGACGAGCTGGCGCAGCGTGGTGCCGCGCACGATCGAATCTTCGACAACGACCACCCGCCGACCCTTCAGCACACCCTTGACGGCGTTAAATTTCACCTTGACCCCGAAATCGCGCATCGGCTGCTGCGGGCTGATAAAGGTGCGGCCGATATAGTGATTGCGGATTAGGCCGATCTCGAACTTGATGCCCGAGCGGCGCGAGTAACCGACCGCGGCGGTGTTGCTCGAGTCCGGCACCGAAATGACAATGTCGGCATCGGCGGGACTCTCTAGCGCCAGGTTCTTGCCCAGTTTCCGCCGCACTTTATCGACGTTCTCGTTAAAGATGCGGCTGTCGGGACGGGAAAAATAGATGAACTCAAAGATGCAGCGGTGCCCGGAGGTGGGTTCGGCGAACCGACGGCTGATCAAGCCTTCGGCGGAGATTTCGAGCAGTTCTCCCGGCTGTATGTCGCGCACATATTCGGCGCTGATCAAATCGAGCGCACAGGTTTCGGAGACGACGATAAACGCGCCGTTCAGGGTCCCGAGGCAGAGCGGCCGCACGCCGTCCGGGTCGCGCATGGCAAAGATACGGTCCTGCAGCATGAGCGTAATCGAATAGGCGCCGCGAATTCGGTTAAGCGACTCGGCAATCTTTTCCGCTACGGTCGGCGCTTTTGAGCGGGCGATCAAATGGATAAGCACTTCGGTATCCGAAGTGGTCTGGAAGATCGAGCCGTTCTCTTCCAACTCACGCCGCAGAAGGCCCGAATTGGTGAAATTGCCGTTGTGACTGACGGCCAGAGGTCCAATCTTGGTGTTGGCGAGCAAGGGCTGTGCGTTGCTCACTGTCGTGCTGCCGGTCGTAGAGTAGCGGTTGTGGCCGACGGCGATGTGCCCTTTGAGTGAGCGCAGTAGGTTCTGATCGGCAAAGACGTCGGCAACCAGGCCGCGATCGACGTGCTTGTAAATGCGGCTGCCGTCGGAACTGACGATTCCCGCGCTCTCCTGGCCGCGGTGCTGAAGGGCATAAAGTCCTAAGTAAACCAAATGCGCAGCTTCCGAGTGATTAAAGACCGCGACAGTTCCGCAATTGGACTCTGGTTTATCTAACCTTTGTTCTGTTTTCATCCTGCATCAATGAAAAGGTACATTCAAAAGCAAAGCTGCGAGAGCAATACCCGCCGTATCTGCCGCAAGATCCAGCCATGAAGCATGGCCTTTGCCGGAGCGTTTGTCGTAGATTTCCTTGGCGGCACCGGCTGTAAGGGCGATGCCGATCGAAAATCCGATACTGCGCGGTCTGCTCATGCCGAACTCCTGCATGGCGGCATAGTGTGCCGTCGCACAGATCATGGCGCAGGCGGCAAAATGATGGCCTTTATCGGCGCCAAAGACCGAATCGACAAGGCGGGCGCGCAAGGCCTCTTCGGCATGAGCAGCGGAAAAGACAAGCAGAATAGCCGAAAAAAAGACCCGCCGCGGCCTCATTTCAGAACCCCAATTGATCGGCAATGCGGCGCATGCCGTTTATGGAGAGGGAAATGAACTCGGGCAGCGTCAAGCCGATTTGCTCGCAGGAACGAATCTGATCGCGGTCTGCACCGCGGGCAAAGCTCTTTTCCTTAAAGCGGCGCAGGATAAAGTCGGCATCGAC
The sequence above is drawn from the candidate division KSB1 bacterium genome and encodes:
- a CDS encoding NAD(P)/FAD-dependent oxidoreductase, with translation MKNSYDVIVVGAGPAGSAAARHAALGGASVLLLEKDRDIGVPVRCAEGVTEAGLKNVLEEIDPRWIMHRVNKVMFHSPSGIEVELDFNQTGYILNRKLFDYDLAQRAVAAGADVLTKAYVFDLLRDGSRIAGVKFKSLGRTFTVSAKVVIGADGVESRVGRWAGLKTRTKLCDMETCAQYLAGNIDASEDHLHLYFSNRTAPQGYLWIFPKGNGVANIGLGISGEAAREKPPIAYLQEFMAEHFPQASVLSTVIGGVPCDQTLEQIVADGLMLVGDAAHQVNPITGGGIVSALLAGKIAGQVAAKAVALGSVGAKVLQEYPRQWSKSEGKNHAIFYKLKSYIYKLSDEELDDIARAALGVPLPKRSMLTLFRAALVKRPSLILDAVKVFT
- a CDS encoding 4Fe-4S binding protein — encoded protein: MQRRFAGKLLYDPSLCDYCGTCVGVCPHDAIELEESEFSVIEERCTRCLACVFVCPVRAMEAVDEEQL
- a CDS encoding UbiA family prenyltransferase, with protein sequence MNRLPDYFFLTRPILFFPGWATLLAGFAAAFWPKQLVPFFPPPAFSPLYWHPRLALAMLSFAAAMGGCFILNQLQDIHSDRENNKLFLIGEGVVSLQAARIEAGLLLLLSFLTAARIGREFLFCTVIFILITGALYNYRPFSLKNRPLGGLTANILMGWLAFALGRLLIVPFDIELFVASLPYVFFNTALYFLTTLPDYDGDLAAGKITFPVRYGKSFTILISAACWAIGLTLAVYLQNYTMTTVSAVTGFFMVRLLSKRTVEVAVVTLKAGIAALALTMCLFFPAFLLLLIVLFFSTRYYYRKRFNFDYPNFRGR
- the purF gene encoding amidophosphoribosyltransferase, yielding MKTEQRLDKPESNCGTVAVFNHSEAAHLVYLGLYALQHRGQESAGIVSSDGSRIYKHVDRGLVADVFADQNLLRSLKGHIAVGHNRYSTTGSTTVSNAQPLLANTKIGPLAVSHNGNFTNSGLLRRELEENGSIFQTTSDTEVLIHLIARSKAPTVAEKIAESLNRIRGAYSITLMLQDRIFAMRDPDGVRPLCLGTLNGAFIVVSETCALDLISAEYVRDIQPGELLEISAEGLISRRFAEPTSGHRCIFEFIYFSRPDSRIFNENVDKVRRKLGKNLALESPADADIVISVPDSSNTAAVGYSRRSGIKFEIGLIRNHYIGRTFISPQQPMRDFGVKVKFNAVKGVLKGRRVVVVEDSIVRGTTLRQLVRLIRQAGAAEVHVRVSSPPIIAPCFYGMDFPSREELIANQKTVEQIRDYLGCDTLCYLSHKGLLDSVPMEDGGYCTACFTGDYPIPVEENIGKYQHE